From a region of the Microbacterium sp. nov. GSS16 genome:
- a CDS encoding class E sortase has product MHAFATSQAPSRRSKPARRRSRATFASVLGELLLTAGVLVLLFVSWQMWIGDLIIGAENNAKGAELSEQWARVPPPEPPPVVQQGDETVYEPPVLAHPADAEVFANMRIPRFGDDYNVHIAGGTSRERTLDRIGIGLYEQSKMPGEVGNFSLAGHRTTWGKPFNRIDKLRLDDAIVVETQGGWYTYRFRNLQYVKPSAGDVLLDVPQMPEVAPSDRFITLTACSPLYSLAERIVAYGVFESFQPRAEGPPASLASVEEASPSAEGVR; this is encoded by the coding sequence ATGCATGCGTTCGCGACGTCTCAGGCTCCGTCGCGACGCTCGAAACCGGCCCGTCGTCGCTCCCGCGCGACTTTCGCCAGTGTGCTCGGCGAGCTGCTGCTCACCGCGGGCGTGCTGGTGCTGCTGTTCGTGTCGTGGCAGATGTGGATCGGCGATCTGATCATCGGCGCCGAGAACAACGCGAAGGGCGCCGAGCTCTCCGAGCAGTGGGCGCGGGTCCCGCCTCCCGAACCGCCACCGGTCGTGCAGCAGGGCGACGAGACGGTATACGAGCCGCCCGTGCTGGCGCACCCGGCGGATGCGGAGGTGTTCGCGAACATGCGCATCCCGCGCTTCGGCGACGACTACAACGTGCACATCGCCGGCGGCACGTCGCGCGAGCGGACGCTCGACCGGATCGGCATCGGCCTCTACGAGCAGTCGAAGATGCCAGGAGAGGTCGGCAACTTCTCTCTCGCCGGTCACCGCACGACCTGGGGCAAGCCGTTCAACCGCATCGACAAGCTGCGGCTCGACGACGCGATCGTCGTCGAGACGCAAGGCGGCTGGTACACGTACCGGTTCCGCAACCTGCAGTATGTGAAGCCGTCCGCGGGGGACGTGCTGCTCGACGTGCCGCAGATGCCGGAGGTCGCCCCTTCGGATCGGTTCATCACGCTCACCGCGTGCTCGCCGCTGTACTCGTTGGCGGAGCGCATCGTGGCGTACGGCGTGTTCGAGAGCTTCCAGCCGCGCGCTGAGGGACCGCCCGCGTCGCTCGCATCCGTCGAGGAAGCCAGTCCGTCTGCCGAAGGAGTCCGCTGA
- a CDS encoding cell division protein CrgA, whose product MARDRNPEEPAVERPEGDAAPNAVWFKPVMVGFMLLGLAWILVYYISGSRFPIPGLDSWNLGIGLGIALIGFLMTTRWR is encoded by the coding sequence ATGGCACGTGACCGCAATCCTGAAGAACCCGCCGTCGAGCGTCCCGAGGGCGATGCCGCCCCGAACGCCGTGTGGTTCAAGCCCGTCATGGTCGGCTTCATGCTGCTCGGCCTGGCGTGGATCCTCGTCTACTACATCTCCGGCTCGCGCTTCCCCATCCCCGGTCTCGACTCGTGGAATCTCGGGATCGGCCTGGGGATCGCCCTCATCGGTTTCCTGATGACGACGCGCTGGCGCTGA
- a CDS encoding rhomboid family intramembrane serine protease: MTSPDFTRNRENFCYRHPDRQSFVLCQRCTRTICADCQTQAPVGVICPECMKADRKAQTPAQRRAHRAWRSGVDSSKPIATYAIIGVTAVVGVLQLLLGPIIDRTLLFAAPYLFPDMFGGDFSFQPWRLLTTMLVHSGITHFLLNMLALWMIGRSLEPLLGRWRFVALYLIGGLGGSVAMAVFDPLAATVGASGGIFALMGALLVIGRHIGANIRGILVILAINLAIGFIQTLNIAWQAHIGGAAVGALVGLIFARTRRHSQRLVQILLLVVLTIALLAVAFLVTPVVLRNLF, encoded by the coding sequence ATGACCTCTCCTGATTTCACGCGCAACCGCGAGAACTTCTGCTACCGGCATCCGGATCGGCAGAGCTTCGTGCTCTGCCAGCGTTGCACGCGCACCATCTGCGCCGACTGCCAGACCCAGGCGCCCGTCGGCGTCATCTGCCCGGAGTGCATGAAGGCCGACCGCAAGGCGCAGACGCCCGCACAGCGCCGCGCCCACCGGGCCTGGCGCTCCGGCGTCGACTCCTCGAAGCCGATCGCGACGTACGCGATCATCGGCGTGACCGCGGTCGTCGGGGTGCTGCAGCTGCTGCTCGGCCCGATCATCGACCGGACCCTGCTCTTCGCCGCGCCCTACCTGTTCCCCGACATGTTCGGCGGCGACTTCTCGTTCCAGCCCTGGCGGCTGCTGACGACGATGCTCGTGCACTCGGGCATCACGCACTTCCTGCTGAACATGCTCGCGCTGTGGATGATCGGTCGCAGTCTCGAGCCGCTGCTCGGACGGTGGAGATTCGTCGCCCTGTATCTCATCGGCGGCCTCGGCGGCTCGGTGGCGATGGCCGTATTCGATCCGCTCGCCGCCACCGTTGGCGCCTCGGGCGGGATCTTCGCCCTGATGGGTGCGCTTCTGGTGATAGGCCGCCACATCGGCGCCAATATCCGCGGCATCCTCGTGATCCTCGCCATCAACCTGGCGATCGGCTTCATCCAGACGCTGAACATCGCCTGGCAGGCGCACATCGGGGGAGCGGCGGTCGGCGCTCTGGTCGGCCTGATCTTCGCCCGCACCCGCCGTCACTCGCAGCGTCTCGTCCAGATCCTGCTGCTCGTGGTGCTCACGATCGCGCTTCTGGCCGTCGCCTTCCTGGTGACTCCGGTCGTGCTGCGCAACCTGTTCTGA
- a CDS encoding peptidylprolyl isomerase, producing the protein MPHASHVATLHTNHGDIVINLFGDHAPNTVANFVGLADGSKAWTHPATGKPGEGPLYKDVIFHRIIPNFMIQGGDPLGQGIGGPGYNFNDEIHPELNFNDPYVLAMANAGLRRNAITGQAEGTNGSQFFITTDPTPWLQGKHTIFGVVADDASKAVVDEIAKVRTGAQDRPVEDVVLHSVDIVAN; encoded by the coding sequence ATGCCTCACGCATCTCACGTCGCAACCCTGCACACCAACCACGGTGACATCGTCATCAACCTGTTCGGCGACCACGCTCCGAACACGGTCGCCAACTTCGTCGGCCTCGCCGACGGCTCGAAGGCGTGGACGCACCCCGCCACCGGCAAGCCGGGCGAGGGCCCGCTGTACAAGGACGTCATCTTCCACCGCATCATCCCCAACTTCATGATCCAGGGCGGCGACCCGCTCGGTCAGGGCATCGGCGGTCCGGGCTACAACTTCAACGACGAGATCCACCCCGAGCTGAACTTCAACGACCCGTACGTGCTCGCCATGGCGAACGCCGGTCTGCGCCGCAACGCCATCACGGGCCAGGCCGAGGGCACCAACGGCTCGCAGTTCTTCATCACGACCGACCCGACCCCGTGGCTGCAGGGCAAGCACACGATCTTCGGCGTCGTCGCCGACGACGCCTCCAAGGCCGTCGTCGATGAGATCGCCAAGGTGCGCACCGGCGCGCAGGACCGTCCCGTCGAGGACGTCGTGCTGCACTCGGTCGACATCGTCGCCAACTGA
- a CDS encoding DNA helicase, which translates to MNLSRKRKKELRRLQQDAGRLWESQQVLVGHAADVAREAGRQLGNFNREQVLPSVHDSYERHLAPAVDRGVKFGKHVVDHRVVPVVGGVVGTALSAWDVANKKRADLGWGPRHVAPQKKSMGFGSVVAIVLGVAAAVGVVAAAWQALRADDELWVADDPLSPPNA; encoded by the coding sequence GTGAATCTCAGCCGCAAGCGCAAGAAGGAACTGCGTCGACTTCAGCAGGACGCCGGACGACTCTGGGAGTCGCAGCAGGTTCTCGTCGGGCACGCTGCCGACGTCGCCCGTGAGGCCGGACGCCAGCTGGGCAACTTCAACCGCGAACAGGTCTTGCCCTCTGTGCACGACTCGTACGAGCGCCACCTCGCCCCCGCCGTCGACCGCGGCGTGAAGTTCGGCAAGCACGTCGTCGACCATCGGGTCGTTCCGGTCGTGGGCGGCGTCGTCGGCACCGCCCTCTCGGCGTGGGATGTCGCGAACAAGAAGCGCGCCGACCTCGGCTGGGGCCCCCGCCACGTCGCTCCGCAGAAGAAGAGCATGGGCTTCGGCTCGGTCGTCGCGATCGTGCTCGGCGTCGCCGCGGCGGTCGGCGTCGTCGCCGCCGCGTGGCAGGCGCTGCGCGCAGACGACGAGCTGTGGGTCGCCGACGACCCGCTGTCTCCGCCCAACGCGTGA
- a CDS encoding aminoacyl-tRNA deacylase codes for MRAAAAARGLDIEIRERPQARSLRDAAALLGLQPSDIVKTLVVKTSATGSATRPQYLFALVPGGRSISWPKLRAVVGVNRLRLPEPELALEATGFERGTIVPIGSTTDWPVYADETIVGRRIAMGAGAHGYSLFTEADDLIRAYGATVADISQPEPPGDSPR; via the coding sequence GTGCGTGCTGCTGCGGCCGCTCGAGGACTCGACATCGAGATCCGAGAGCGGCCGCAGGCGCGCAGTCTGCGCGACGCAGCCGCGCTTCTCGGGCTGCAGCCGTCCGACATCGTGAAGACCCTCGTCGTGAAGACCTCCGCGACCGGCTCAGCGACGCGCCCTCAATACCTCTTCGCCCTGGTTCCCGGTGGGCGTTCCATCTCGTGGCCGAAGCTGCGTGCCGTCGTCGGCGTGAACAGGCTGCGCCTCCCCGAGCCCGAGCTCGCGCTGGAGGCGACAGGCTTCGAACGAGGCACGATCGTGCCGATCGGCAGCACCACCGACTGGCCCGTGTACGCCGACGAGACCATCGTCGGACGCCGCATCGCGATGGGCGCGGGTGCACACGGTTACAGCCTCTTCACCGAGGCCGACGACCTGATCCGCGCCTACGGCGCGACGGTCGCCGACATCTCCCAGCCCGAGCCGCCTGGCGACAGCCCCCGCTGA
- a CDS encoding NUDIX hydrolase, producing the protein MDLRVAAYGIVTDDGGRVLLARWVEGRRVAWTLPGGGLEEGEDPELAVRRELREETGFRIETTALLGIHSRVIPASRRVRRDENKVPLHTLRIVYRAEVTGGALRFEKNGSTDMAGWFTLDEVTALQRVKLVDIGLRMAALLPAQAG; encoded by the coding sequence ATGGACCTGCGCGTCGCCGCCTACGGGATCGTCACCGACGACGGCGGCCGCGTGCTGCTGGCCCGATGGGTCGAGGGCCGACGCGTGGCGTGGACGCTCCCCGGCGGCGGACTCGAAGAGGGCGAGGATCCCGAGCTCGCCGTGCGGCGGGAGCTGCGTGAGGAGACGGGATTCCGCATCGAGACGACGGCGCTGCTGGGCATCCACTCCCGGGTGATCCCGGCTTCTCGTCGCGTGCGCCGCGACGAGAACAAGGTGCCCCTGCACACCCTGCGGATCGTCTACCGCGCTGAGGTCACGGGCGGCGCACTGCGGTTCGAGAAGAACGGCTCGACCGACATGGCGGGCTGGTTCACGCTCGACGAGGTCACCGCGCTGCAGCGGGTGAAGCTCGTCGACATCGGTCTGCGAATGGCGGCCCTGCTGCCGGCGCAGGCCGGCTGA
- a CDS encoding DUF7882 family protein: protein MGFIYYGNSPDPIEVDDRTLAHLKVVIALKLRRNESFTLSWRHPDGSGRSTLWLHPSIPLRFSFDEPVAPDLSHQWLSELSNSANTSGGILLTEEHIEPVETA, encoded by the coding sequence ATGGGATTCATCTACTACGGCAATTCACCCGATCCGATCGAGGTCGACGATCGCACGCTCGCGCACCTCAAGGTCGTGATCGCCCTCAAGCTGCGTCGCAACGAGAGCTTCACGCTGTCATGGCGCCATCCGGACGGCTCGGGACGATCGACGCTATGGCTGCACCCGTCCATCCCCCTGCGCTTCAGCTTCGACGAGCCCGTCGCCCCGGATCTGAGCCATCAGTGGCTCAGCGAGCTGTCGAACTCCGCGAACACCAGCGGTGGCATCCTGCTCACCGAAGAGCACATCGAGCCGGTCGAGACAGCCTGA
- a CDS encoding helix-turn-helix transcriptional regulator — MAEILRMDSDDVDDVEEIWKTFVPSASLLRIDPENFAFRWRSATLRDVAIVRYSLTAEVHSRVQPEDQLFASRLVAADSEVRTRRSIIEPGMPWATDSAQVEAEWNGTAEVSALILDRVGAQELARRVTGDELLSLRVTSVHPCSDLAARQWVRAFDYLLTSAMALDGAEDELIEAGLIRHALTSILSCFPSTFSSAIARDGGGHSAATVRRALTYIDEHAHLPITVDDVAAAVHISTRGLQYAFRRGIDTTPTEYLRRVRLDGAHRDLRDGGADESVTRIARRWGFANSSRFNSLYRQTYGRSAKDTLQGH; from the coding sequence GTGGCGGAGATCCTGCGGATGGATTCCGACGACGTCGATGACGTCGAGGAGATCTGGAAGACGTTCGTTCCGTCGGCGTCGCTGCTGCGCATCGACCCCGAGAACTTCGCATTCCGTTGGCGATCGGCGACACTCCGCGACGTCGCGATCGTGCGGTACTCGCTCACCGCCGAGGTGCACTCCCGGGTGCAGCCCGAGGATCAGCTGTTCGCGAGCCGACTCGTCGCCGCCGACAGCGAGGTGCGCACGCGCCGGTCGATCATAGAGCCGGGGATGCCCTGGGCCACCGACAGCGCCCAGGTCGAGGCGGAGTGGAACGGCACGGCCGAGGTCTCAGCGCTCATCCTCGACCGCGTGGGCGCGCAGGAACTGGCGCGCCGTGTCACCGGCGACGAGCTGCTGTCGCTGCGCGTGACCTCGGTGCACCCCTGTTCGGACCTCGCGGCGCGTCAATGGGTTCGCGCCTTCGACTACCTGCTGACCTCGGCGATGGCGCTGGACGGCGCGGAAGACGAGCTGATCGAGGCCGGCCTCATCCGTCACGCCCTGACGAGCATCCTCAGCTGCTTCCCCTCGACCTTCTCGTCGGCGATCGCTCGCGACGGCGGCGGCCACAGCGCCGCGACCGTGCGTCGAGCGCTCACGTACATCGACGAACACGCCCACCTGCCCATCACCGTCGACGACGTCGCCGCGGCGGTGCACATCTCGACGCGCGGGCTGCAGTACGCGTTCCGGCGCGGCATCGACACCACTCCGACCGAGTACCTGCGCCGGGTTCGCCTCGACGGCGCACACCGCGATCTGCGTGACGGCGGCGCCGACGAGTCGGTGACGCGGATCGCACGACGATGGGGATTCGCGAACAGCTCACGTTTCAACTCCCTGTATCGGCAGACGTACGGTCGGTCCGCGAAGGACACCCTGCAGGGTCATTGA
- a CDS encoding aminotransferase class V-fold PLP-dependent enzyme: protein MTLPHADIDPDGLLEYSVVFTDRSLNHMSQRFVGIMQQTIDILCEAYNADSAALVNGGGSFAMESVARHLATNRRALIVRNGLFSYRWSQILEMGGVASDITVCLARSDGDDVRAAWSPAPIDEVVAAIRAKRPEVVFAPHVETAAGIILTDDYVRALADAVHEVGGVLVLDCIASGAMWVDMRDLGVDVLLSAPQKGWSGSPGVGYVMLSGEGRRAVASGTATSFALDLGRWLSISDAYRDGSAGYHSTMPTDTIARNLRQMIETRERGFDALRDAQIELGARVRALLSEHGLPSVAAPDFASPTVVVVHTADPELRTGAAFRQHGVQVAAGVPLHCDEPEGFSSFRVGLFGLDKLDDVDAAVARLERALLAVRD, encoded by the coding sequence ATGACGCTGCCGCACGCTGACATCGACCCTGACGGACTGCTCGAGTACTCGGTGGTGTTCACCGACCGGTCGCTGAACCACATGTCGCAGAGGTTCGTCGGCATCATGCAGCAGACCATCGACATCCTCTGCGAGGCGTACAACGCCGACAGCGCCGCGCTCGTCAACGGCGGGGGCAGCTTCGCGATGGAGTCCGTCGCCCGCCACCTCGCGACGAACAGGCGCGCCCTCATCGTGCGCAACGGGCTGTTCTCGTACCGCTGGTCGCAGATCCTCGAGATGGGCGGCGTGGCATCCGACATCACCGTCTGCCTCGCCCGGTCAGACGGCGACGACGTGCGGGCGGCATGGAGCCCTGCACCGATCGACGAGGTGGTCGCGGCCATCCGGGCGAAGCGCCCCGAGGTCGTCTTCGCGCCGCACGTCGAGACGGCGGCGGGCATCATCCTGACCGACGACTACGTCCGCGCGCTCGCCGACGCCGTGCACGAGGTCGGCGGCGTGCTCGTGCTCGACTGCATCGCCTCCGGTGCGATGTGGGTCGACATGCGCGATCTCGGGGTCGATGTGCTGCTCTCCGCGCCGCAGAAGGGCTGGAGCGGGTCGCCGGGGGTGGGCTACGTGATGCTCAGCGGCGAGGGACGCCGGGCGGTGGCATCCGGGACGGCGACGAGCTTCGCTCTCGATCTGGGCCGCTGGCTCAGCATCTCAGACGCCTACCGGGACGGTTCGGCCGGGTACCACTCGACCATGCCCACCGACACGATCGCGCGAAACCTGCGGCAGATGATCGAGACGCGCGAGCGCGGCTTCGACGCGCTGCGCGATGCCCAGATCGAGCTCGGCGCCCGCGTGCGCGCGCTTCTGTCCGAGCACGGGCTGCCGTCGGTCGCGGCACCGGACTTCGCCTCGCCGACCGTGGTGGTCGTGCACACCGCTGATCCCGAGCTGCGAACCGGCGCGGCGTTCCGGCAGCACGGCGTGCAGGTCGCCGCCGGCGTGCCCCTGCACTGCGACGAGCCGGAGGGCTTCTCGTCGTTCCGGGTGGGACTGTTCGGCCTCGACAAACTCGACGACGTGGATGCCGCGGTGGCGCGGCTCGAGAGAGCGCTTCTCGCTGTGCGCGACTGA
- a CDS encoding DUF3253 domain-containing protein: MIHAAGFETAIAAGGQGIRACRGTAGTEVKSLSVSVRRADAGDMDPEMTADGHHIIVDGRRWRATDPSIPDSFRQELVDELMSARRAVKAGESDARRRVNDAKTALGERGAPWWDDRSGADFDERIAAAVRALVRKRHSSSICPSDVARTVGAQSWRSIMDDVRRVTAQLADERQVIVTQKGEPVQIGDARGPVRIVRGPEL; the protein is encoded by the coding sequence ATGATACATGCCGCCGGGTTCGAGACCGCAATCGCGGCCGGCGGCCAGGGCATCCGCGCGTGTCGGGGGACTGCCGGCACCGAGGTCAAGTCCCTGTCGGTGAGCGTGCGTCGGGCGGATGCTGGCGACATGGATCCGGAGATGACGGCCGACGGTCACCACATCATCGTCGACGGACGGCGGTGGCGGGCGACCGACCCGTCGATCCCCGACTCGTTCCGGCAGGAGCTGGTCGACGAGCTCATGTCGGCGCGACGCGCCGTGAAGGCGGGGGAGAGCGACGCCCGACGCCGGGTGAACGATGCGAAGACCGCCCTCGGCGAGAGGGGAGCGCCCTGGTGGGACGATCGTTCCGGCGCTGACTTCGACGAGCGCATCGCCGCGGCCGTAAGGGCCCTTGTGCGCAAGCGCCACTCGTCGTCGATCTGCCCGAGTGATGTCGCGCGCACGGTCGGCGCGCAGTCGTGGCGGTCGATCATGGACGACGTGCGGCGCGTCACCGCTCAGCTGGCGGACGAGCGGCAGGTGATCGTGACGCAGAAAGGCGAGCCGGTGCAGATCGGCGATGCCCGCGGACCGGTGCGCATCGTGCGCGGCCCCGAGCTGTGA
- a CDS encoding LuxR C-terminal-related transcriptional regulator yields the protein MRILICEDSVLLREGLVRLLEDAGHEVVAALPDTTGLMDAVTASAPDLAILDVRLPPTFTDEGIRAALAIRAARPSLPILVLSQYVEERYASDLIAAQTGQTQGGALGYLLKDRVADVAEFVESVARIAAGGTVLDPEVVAQLLTRRNRDERMLRLTERERTVLALIAEGRSNSAIAGMLFLSEASVEKHITAIFQKLGLEPEDGNRRVLAALAHIENHGSADAGRNDQGGLR from the coding sequence ATGCGCATCCTGATCTGCGAGGACTCCGTTCTGCTGCGCGAAGGCCTCGTCCGCCTGCTCGAAGACGCCGGTCACGAGGTCGTCGCGGCGCTGCCCGACACGACCGGCCTGATGGACGCCGTCACGGCCTCCGCCCCTGACCTGGCCATTCTCGACGTGCGGCTGCCGCCCACATTCACCGATGAGGGCATCCGCGCGGCTCTCGCCATCCGAGCGGCGCGGCCGTCGCTTCCCATCCTGGTGCTCTCGCAGTACGTCGAGGAGCGCTACGCCAGCGACCTCATCGCCGCGCAGACGGGCCAGACGCAGGGCGGGGCCCTCGGCTACCTGCTCAAGGACCGGGTGGCCGATGTGGCCGAGTTCGTCGAGTCGGTCGCGCGGATCGCGGCCGGCGGCACGGTGCTCGACCCCGAGGTGGTCGCGCAGCTGCTCACCCGCCGCAACCGCGACGAGCGGATGCTGCGACTGACCGAACGCGAGCGCACGGTGCTCGCTCTGATCGCAGAGGGCAGATCGAACAGCGCCATCGCCGGGATGCTGTTCCTCAGCGAGGCGAGCGTCGAGAAGCACATCACCGCGATCTTCCAGAAGCTCGGTCTTGAGCCCGAAGACGGAAACCGGCGGGTGCTGGCCGCACTTGCTCACATCGAGAACCACGGTTCGGCGGACGCCGGCCGCAACGACCAGGGAGGGCTGCGATGA
- a CDS encoding sensor histidine kinase: protein MTTNPTPPAPPSPEAAPPPPPARAAYRPSADVPRPPLRIVLTILELAALGAVGSAALAALSAVLGVGLALLFVFGIGLLFLVGVVYAIYGVSWFEVRRVAGLYGVDVADLRWRERTKPGFGGWLRNLARQSVDGRMWRTMLNFVLACILGTIVLRLFWGMIWSVFFAFAPLSSEGSVEGPFGSYLAVEWAPVVGIVGLIAGLAGMIGVALLHRVLSRALVIPSREAELTAQVRTSSAQRAGAVRAAELERTRIERDLHDGVQPRLVSVGMTLGLAKQKIDADPATAKSLIDEAHTSTKAAITELRQLARGIHTSVLDDRGLDAALSALAGRSHIPVQLDVRIDPSATGAGASCRDAEAAVYFAIAESLTNAAKHSRASECRVVVRSRDGGLWARVEDNGMGGAQVQPGGGLDGITNRVLAAGGTFRLDSPVGGPTSLEVSVPCAS from the coding sequence ATGACCACGAATCCGACTCCCCCGGCACCGCCCAGCCCTGAGGCCGCGCCGCCGCCGCCGCCGGCGCGCGCGGCGTATCGTCCGAGCGCGGATGTCCCCCGCCCGCCGCTGCGCATCGTCCTCACCATCCTCGAGCTGGCCGCTCTCGGCGCCGTCGGCTCGGCAGCACTGGCGGCGCTCAGCGCCGTGCTTGGCGTCGGTCTGGCGCTGCTCTTCGTCTTCGGCATCGGCCTGCTGTTCCTGGTCGGCGTGGTCTACGCGATCTACGGCGTCTCGTGGTTCGAGGTGCGTCGCGTGGCGGGCCTCTACGGCGTCGACGTCGCCGACCTGCGCTGGCGGGAGCGCACGAAGCCCGGCTTCGGCGGGTGGCTGCGCAACCTCGCACGGCAGTCGGTCGATGGGCGCATGTGGCGCACGATGCTCAACTTCGTGCTGGCCTGCATCCTCGGCACGATCGTGCTGCGACTGTTCTGGGGCATGATCTGGTCGGTGTTCTTCGCGTTCGCCCCCCTGTCGTCCGAGGGCAGCGTGGAAGGCCCCTTCGGCAGCTACCTCGCCGTCGAGTGGGCGCCGGTGGTCGGCATCGTCGGGCTCATCGCCGGTCTCGCCGGCATGATCGGCGTCGCCCTGCTGCACCGCGTGCTGAGCCGCGCACTCGTGATCCCCAGCCGCGAGGCCGAGCTCACGGCCCAGGTGCGCACGAGCAGTGCGCAGCGCGCCGGTGCGGTGCGCGCGGCCGAACTCGAGCGCACCCGCATCGAGCGAGACCTGCACGACGGCGTGCAGCCCCGACTCGTGTCGGTGGGCATGACCCTGGGACTTGCGAAGCAGAAGATCGACGCCGACCCGGCGACCGCGAAGTCGCTGATCGACGAGGCGCACACCTCCACGAAGGCGGCCATCACCGAGCTCAGGCAGCTCGCCCGCGGCATCCACACCTCCGTGCTCGACGATCGCGGTCTCGACGCCGCCCTCTCGGCGCTGGCCGGGCGCTCGCACATCCCGGTGCAGCTCGATGTGCGCATCGATCCTTCGGCGACCGGCGCCGGCGCCTCGTGCCGCGATGCCGAGGCCGCCGTCTACTTCGCGATCGCCGAATCGCTGACCAATGCCGCCAAGCACTCCAGAGCCAGCGAATGCCGCGTCGTCGTGCGCAGCCGCGACGGAGGCCTGTGGGCGCGCGTCGAAGACAACGGGATGGGCGGTGCTCAGGTGCAGCCCGGCGGCGGCCTCGACGGCATCACGAACCGCGTGCTCGCCGCCGGAGGCACCTTCCGCCTCGACAGCCCTGTGGGCGGCCCGACCAGCCTGGAGGTGAGCGTGCCATGCGCATCCTGA
- a CDS encoding VIT1/CCC1 transporter family protein: MSAPNAIHDAEPHSGGTGQRLNWLRAGVLGANDGIVSVASLVVGVAGATTDNAALLVAGLAGLVGGAISMALGEYVSVSSQRDTERALIEKESEELRTMPEQELAELAELYRQRGLSEQTARQVAIELTEHDALSAHLEVELGIDQHDLVNPWHAAISSAISFTIGALLPLLAILLPPSDWRVPVTFAAVLLALAATGVISARVGGASAMRASVRLLVGGAIALLVTWLIGTLLGTTGVV; the protein is encoded by the coding sequence ATGAGCGCACCTAACGCGATACACGACGCAGAACCACACTCGGGCGGCACGGGCCAGCGACTGAACTGGCTGCGCGCCGGCGTTCTGGGCGCCAACGACGGGATCGTGTCCGTGGCCTCTCTCGTCGTCGGCGTCGCCGGTGCCACCACCGACAACGCCGCTCTGCTGGTCGCGGGTCTGGCGGGGCTGGTGGGTGGTGCGATCTCGATGGCGCTGGGGGAGTACGTGTCGGTGAGCAGTCAGCGCGACACCGAGCGCGCGCTGATCGAGAAGGAGAGCGAAGAGCTGCGCACCATGCCGGAGCAGGAGCTGGCGGAGCTGGCCGAGCTCTACCGACAGCGCGGGCTCAGCGAGCAGACCGCTCGGCAGGTGGCGATCGAGCTCACCGAGCACGACGCGCTCTCGGCTCACCTCGAAGTCGAGCTCGGCATAGACCAGCACGACCTGGTGAACCCGTGGCACGCGGCGATCTCCTCGGCGATCTCGTTCACGATCGGGGCGCTGCTGCCGCTTCTGGCGATCCTGCTGCCGCCATCGGACTGGCGCGTGCCGGTCACGTTCGCCGCCGTGCTTCTCGCCCTGGCCGCGACGGGTGTGATCTCGGCCCGGGTGGGCGGTGCCTCGGCGATGCGGGCATCCGTGAGACTCCTGGTCGGCGGGGCCATCGCCCTGCTGGTCACCTGGCTGATCGGCACCCTGCTCGGCACCACGGGGGTGGTGTGA
- a CDS encoding DUF3566 domain-containing protein: protein MSTVADKLAKKSTRKTGGKQVRLRLVYVDFWSAVKLSFLGAVALAIVTMVSFFLVYLVLQATNVIAQVGKILDTLTDGAIDLSSLIGLPQIMAFGAVVSILNLIVFTVLGAVIAGIYNLAVKVTGGLLVGFMSN from the coding sequence ATGAGTACAGTCGCTGACAAGCTGGCGAAGAAGTCCACGCGCAAGACCGGGGGCAAGCAGGTGCGCCTGCGTCTGGTCTACGTCGACTTCTGGTCGGCCGTGAAGCTGTCGTTCCTCGGAGCGGTGGCGTTGGCGATCGTGACCATGGTCTCGTTCTTCCTGGTGTACCTCGTGCTGCAGGCGACGAACGTCATCGCGCAGGTCGGCAAGATCCTCGACACGCTCACCGACGGAGCCATCGATCTGTCGAGCCTCATCGGGCTCCCTCAGATCATGGCCTTCGGCGCGGTCGTCTCGATCCTGAATCTGATCGTGTTCACGGTGCTCGGCGCGGTCATCGCCGGTATCTACAACCTGGCGGTGAAGGTGACCGGCGGTCTGCTCGTCGGGTTCATGTCGAACTAG